One region of Roseiconus lacunae genomic DNA includes:
- a CDS encoding arylsulfatase B — protein MIQLLALMTAACDRWSPCQFLSRTVVPIFFAVTFLTTYSPFLSVCRAQSAPRPNIVLMLSDDMGWADPGFHGGDASLTPNMDRLAGESLRMTQFYAHSVCAPTRAALMTGRYAFRNWMDWRSEDFGKPSYLNKLGMKLAQNKRGEPTRMLHGLPGEERTIAEVLQDAGYFTALVGKWHLGEWLHEQLPRGQGFDHQYGHYGWGIDYNNYTIPHNSPATFAVYDWHRNGKPVDEQGYSTDLFANEAVRLISEQDADRPFFLYVPFNAIHGPLEDIPRYTDTLDKRSAALKCLDEAVGRIVNTIDQYGFSENTLVIFANDNGGLTEEVNRPYRGTKNTTFEGGVRVPCLMRWPNQIAAGETSTAMMHVVDLLPTFASLSGGSTEGCATLDGMDFSDVLLKQTPSPRDEIVFEVSGSVRLPTIRSGRYKLMGEQLYDVIADPGESTDVAKQHPDRVAKLKQRLDEFSKQRPPLSKIIGDPPILMDPPQPYVYGQSENANAPEWLKRRVDAVRATQPQSWPAGKTPWPQAPTGATIIYEGDGR, from the coding sequence ATGATTCAACTCCTCGCCTTGATGACGGCCGCTTGCGACCGATGGTCCCCATGTCAGTTTTTGTCGCGGACGGTAGTACCCATCTTTTTCGCGGTGACTTTCCTGACAACCTATTCGCCGTTTCTCTCGGTTTGCCGAGCCCAATCGGCACCCCGTCCGAACATCGTGCTGATGTTGTCCGATGACATGGGGTGGGCTGATCCGGGGTTTCATGGGGGTGACGCCTCGCTGACGCCAAACATGGATCGCCTAGCCGGTGAAAGTTTGCGAATGACGCAGTTCTATGCCCATTCGGTTTGTGCGCCGACTCGGGCGGCATTGATGACGGGACGCTACGCGTTTCGAAATTGGATGGATTGGCGGAGTGAAGATTTTGGCAAACCAAGTTACCTGAACAAACTTGGCATGAAACTGGCTCAAAACAAGCGGGGCGAGCCGACGCGGATGCTACATGGGTTGCCCGGCGAAGAACGGACGATTGCTGAGGTGCTTCAGGACGCGGGCTACTTCACCGCATTGGTTGGGAAATGGCACCTAGGCGAGTGGCTGCATGAACAACTGCCGCGTGGGCAAGGATTCGATCATCAGTACGGCCACTATGGATGGGGCATTGACTACAACAACTACACCATTCCGCACAACAGTCCGGCAACCTTTGCCGTCTATGATTGGCATCGCAATGGGAAACCGGTTGACGAGCAGGGCTATAGCACTGATTTGTTCGCCAACGAAGCGGTGCGGTTAATCAGCGAGCAAGACGCCGATCGTCCTTTCTTTCTCTATGTGCCTTTCAACGCGATCCATGGTCCGTTGGAAGACATTCCTCGGTACACGGACACGTTGGACAAACGCTCGGCGGCGCTAAAGTGTCTTGACGAAGCAGTCGGTCGGATCGTCAACACGATCGATCAGTATGGCTTTTCGGAGAACACGCTGGTGATCTTTGCCAATGACAACGGCGGCCTAACCGAGGAAGTCAATCGGCCGTATCGTGGGACGAAGAATACAACGTTCGAAGGTGGAGTCCGAGTTCCATGCTTGATGCGTTGGCCGAACCAGATTGCGGCTGGAGAAACGTCGACGGCGATGATGCATGTCGTCGACCTGTTGCCGACCTTCGCGTCACTTTCGGGAGGTTCGACCGAAGGGTGTGCGACGCTGGACGGGATGGATTTTTCAGACGTGCTTTTGAAGCAGACGCCCAGTCCTCGCGACGAAATTGTTTTCGAAGTATCAGGTAGCGTTCGGTTACCCACCATTCGAAGCGGTCGCTACAAATTGATGGGTGAGCAGTTGTATGATGTGATCGCTGATCCGGGAGAATCGACGGACGTCGCCAAACAGCATCCGGACCGAGTCGCGAAGCTAAAGCAACGATTGGACGAATTTAGCAAACAACGCCCGCCGCTTTCGAAGATCATCGGCGACCCACCGATCTTGATGGATCCGCCTCAGCCTTATGTGTACGGCCAATCCGAAAATGCGAACGCACCGGAGTGGTTAAAACGCCGTGTCGATGCGGTCCGCGCGACGCAACCGCAGTCCTGGCCCGCCGGAAAAACGCCCTGGCCGCAAGCTCCGACCGGGGCGACGATCATTTACGAAGGCGATGGCCGCTAA